A genomic stretch from Astatotilapia calliptera chromosome 4, fAstCal1.2, whole genome shotgun sequence includes:
- the usp31 gene encoding ubiquitin carboxyl-terminal hydrolase 31, with the protein MSCKAATKDKKSSFSKKLFRRGSVRSVGSFMSKLLRTLTALSHFGSEVQTEDDKDDGGFSTFKSGSKDVPMEDGDLGGFLSRERVPGVSGLKNHGNTCFMNAILQCLSNTELFAEYLVLEHYKGEEEDEDQPKTNGVHLQKKGLLAKGEVTEQLSGLVRALWTFEYTPQHSRDFKNVVSKNATQFKGNAQHDAQEFLLWLLDRVHEDLNTVNPNSRPAIKPPIEEDDQSIEGPSPPLSAGSFVQELFQAQYRSSLTCPHCQKQSNTFDPFLCISLPIPLPHTRPLYVTVVYQGKYSHCMRIGVAVPLNSTVYRLRDAVSRETKIPMDQFVLTEMYYDGFHRSFCDDDDDLDIIQESDSIFAFETPETFRLENIRTKRGSLLANLNHNNLKYGTEISRTPSFMQGAVTPVTASPNKNLGPEKMILLVCNRACTGHQGKRFGLPFVLYLERTVTWDALQKEILEKMRHLLRPGVYIQVGPFSLRVVGVVGITYLLPQDERPLCHPTVERAYKSCGQGGPPHVKIVVEWDKETKDYLFGHTEEEYIPDAESVYLHREQHHQPQACTLAQCFQLYTKEEQLAPDDAWRCPHCKQLQQGRIKLSLWTLPDVLILHLKRFRQEGDRRVKMQNMVRFPLMGMDMAPHVVKRSQSSWSLPSHWSPWRRSYGLGRNPDDYLYDLYAVCNHHGNMHGGHYTAYCKNSIDGQWYCFDDSEVTAIADDDVCQQTAYILFYQRRTVIPSWSANSSVAGSTSSSLCDHWINRLPGSRPASLASGASSRRTSLASLAESVEFPVERSEDDGGFSVRPFVRSIQRQSLSSRSSIASPLAFSDSGIKPSWSLSAKLHMRSNSPSRFSLDSRCSPPLERIGEACDDKVSTSCFGSYSKHERYFGNRTPLSMMESSFPDQDNNKRFLDMYCRASTPVEKKITKNEPTENNNQITAIDQNILPTQATPSKEQKRKNSIGGFGLKAESTGSTKSVSKVEQDKSSKKRLCSTHKTSAPETSSSTPVKGKKLSNTKEKSANAKKSTSTPSGTPSKTKESNQPPEATPQHKPCVRSTPQSSASPSPTSKKNSTVTEKSSTNSRKRLIERSYSRDSMHTSPLADNLRCGSVARCSLSKSGESNRPERRFVRSSSSSSSVTSLRSPSVSTRDLQRSSKSEEKGLSFFKSALRQRESRRSADLGKSTMLTKKASERTCKQNGQAKEIGGNGGKPGDAASSPKSAETPGGETKSETKESSKPPSSLSRSLLNVGKSKSSTSEVSSKSPNGKKPLERMTSSRKLSSSMQSPARTTQRPQ; encoded by the exons ATGTCTTGTAAAGCCGCAACCAAGGACAAGAAGTCCAGCTTCAGCAAGAAGCTGTTCAGGCGAGGCTCTGTGCGCTCTGTGGGCAGTTTTATGAGTAAACTCCTGAGGACACTCACAGCGCTGTCACACTTTGGATCCGAAGTGCAAACCGAGGATGACAAAGATGATGGAGGATTTTCCACGTTTAAATCTGGAAGTAAAGATGTACCCATGGAAGATGGGGACCTGGGGGGCTTCCTATCCAGGGAAAGGGTTCCTGGGGTGTCCGGTCTAAAAAACCACGGCAACACCTGCTTCATGAATGCAATTCTGCAGTGCCTCAGTAACACTGAACTCTTTGCCGAGTACCTCGTTTTGGAGCACTACAAAGgcgaggaggaggacgaggaccAACCAAAGACAAATGGTGTGCATTTGCAGAAGAAGGGTCTTCTGGCCAAAGGAGAGGTCACGGAGCAGCTGTCAGGACTTGTGCGGGCTTTATGGACGTTTGAGTATACCCCCCAGCATAGCAGGGACTTCAAG AATGTTGTGTCAAAAAATGCCACACAGTTTAAAGGAAACGCTCAGCATGATGCCCAAGAGTTTCTGCTGTGGCTGCTGGACAGAGTACATGAGGATCTCAACACCGTCAACCCCAACAGCAGGCCTGCTATTAAG ccaCCTATTGaagaagacgatcaaagcataGAGGGACCATCTCCTCCCCTTTCTGCTGGGTCGTTTGTACAAGAACTGTTTCAGGCTCAGTACAG GTCTTCTCTTACCTGCCCTCATTGCCAAAAGCAGAGCAATACCTTTGATCCCTTCCTCTGTATCTCATTACCAATCCCGCTGCCTCACACACG GCCCTTGTATGTGACGGTGGTGTACCAGGGGAAGTACTCTCACTGTATGAGGATTGGAGTTGCTGTTCCGCTCAACAGCACCGTGTATCGCCTCAGAGATGCTGTGTCACGCGAGACTAAGATCCCAATGGACCAG TTTGTTTTGACTGAAATGTACTACGACGGCTTTCACCGTTCGTTTTGTGACGATGATGACGATCTTGACATCATACAAGAGAGCGATTCCATCTTTGCCTTTGAGACACCCGAGACCTTCAGGCTGGAAAACATCCGCACAAAAAGAG GAAGCCTTCTGGCAAATCTGAATCATAACAACTTGAAGTATGGGACAGAAATCAGCAGGACTCCGTCTTTTATGCAGGGCGCTGTGACACCTGTAACTGCATCACCCAATAAAAACCTGGGACCAGAAAAAATGATCCTTTTGGTGTGTAACAGAGCGTGTACTGGTCACCAAGGAAAGAG gtttggcCTGCCTTTTGTACTGTACTTGGAGCGCACTGTGACCTGGGATGCTCTGCAAAAAGAGATCCTTGAGAAAATGCGCCATCTTTTGAGGCCTGGGGTCTACATTCAG GTTGGACCTTTCAGTCTTCGAGTGGTTGGCGTTGTTGGCATCACCTACCTCCTGCCCCAAGATGAGCGACCACTGTGTCATCCAACTGTGGAAAG AGCATACAAGTCCTGTGGACAAGGGGGACCACCACATGTGAAAATTGTGGTTGAATGGGACAAAGAGACCAAGGACTa TCTGTTTGGACACACCGAGGAAGAGTATATTCCGGATGCTGAGAGTGTCTATCTGCATAGAGAACAACATCACCAGCCGCAGGCCTGCACCCTTGCTCAGTGCTTTCAGCTGTACACTAAAGAAGAGCAG CTGGCCCCAGACGACGCCTGGCGCTGTCCCCACTGcaagcagctgcagcagggCCGGATTAAGCTCAGCCTGTGGACGCTCCCGGATGTACTCATACTGCATCTCAAGAGGTTCAGACAG gagggggaccggagggtgaaGATGCAGAACATGGTGAGGTTCCCGTTGATGGGGATGGACATGGCTCCTCACGTGGTTAAGAGAAGCCAGAGTAGCTGGAGTTTACCTTCCCATTGGTCTCCGTGGAGACGGTCCTATGGACTGGGAAGGAATCCTGATGACTACCTGTATGACCTGTATGCTGTTTGCAACCATCACGGGAACATGCACGGAGGCCACTACACTG CATACTGCAAAAACTCCATTGATGGTCAGTGGTACTGCTTTGATGACAGTGAAGTTACAGCAATAGCTGATGATGACGTGTGCCAGCAAACAGCCTATATACTGTTCTATCAGAGGAGAACAGTCATCCCCTCTTGGTCTGCCAATAGCTCTGTGGCTG GCTCTACTAGTTCATCCTTGTGTGATCACTGGATCAACAGGCTACCTGGCAGCAGGCCTGCTAGTTTGGCCTCTGGAGCCTCATCCAGACGCACTTCTCTGGCTTCACTGGCTGAGTCGGTTGAGTTTCCAGTCGAACGTAGTGAGGATGACG GAGGATTCTCTGTCCGCCCCTTTGTGAGGAGTATTCAGCGACAGAGTTTGTCCTCCAGGTCATCCATTGCCAGTCCTTTAGCTTTCAGTGACAGTGGGATAAAACCTTCCTGGTCTCTCTCTGCCAAGCTGCACATGAGATCTAACTCGCCCTCACGATTCTCCCTTGACTCTCGGTGTTCCCCTCCTTTAGAGAGGATAGGAGAGGCATGTGACGACAAGGTTTCCACATCGTGTTTTGGCAGCTACAGTAAACACGAACGATACTTTGGCAACAGGACTCCGTTGTCTATGATGGAGAGCAGTTTCCCCGACCAGGACAACAATAAAAGGTTCTTAGACATGTACTGTCGGGCTTCCACTCCAGTGGAAAAGAAGATCACCAAAAATGAGCCAACTGAAAACAACAACCAGATCACAGCTATAGACCAAAACATATTACCCACTCAAGCTACTCCCTCCAAAGAACAGAAACGTAAGAATAGTATCGGAGGATTTGGCTTAAAGGCTGAAAGCACAGGATCCACAAAGAGTGTCAGCAAAGTGGAGCAAGATAAAAGCTCCAAAAAACGATTGTGCTCGACCCACAAGACCTCTGCACCTGAGACGTCTTCCAGTACACCAGTGAAAGGTAAAAAGCTGAGCAATACTAAAGAGAAGAGTGCAAATGCTAAGAAAAGCACCTCGACACCTAGCGGGACTCCCTCCAAAACGAAAGAGTCAAATCAGCCTCCAGAGGCTACGCCACAACATAAGCCATGCGTCCGTTCCACGCCTCAGTCCTCAGCTTCTCCTTCACCAACCTCAAAGAAGAATTCCACTGTCACTGAGAAGAGCTCAACAAACAGCAGGAAGCGGCTTATAGAAAGGAGCTACAGTAGAGATTCTATGCACACTAGCCCTCTGGCTGACAACCTCAGATGCGGCTCGGTAGCACGCTGCTCACTTTCAAAGAGCGGCGAAAGCAACCGTCCTGAGAGGAGATTTGTGCGGAGTTCCAGCAGCAGTTCTTCTGTCACTAGCCTGCGTTCACCCAGCGTTTCCACCAGAGATCTGCAGCGCAGCAGCAAATCTGAGGAGAAAGGGTTGTCTTTCTTCAAGAGTGCCCTCCGACAAAGGGAAAGCCGCCGGTCGGCTGATTTAGGAAAAAGTACCATGCTCACCAAAAAAGCCTCGGAGAGGACATGCAAGCAGAATGGACAAGCCAAGGAGATCGGTGGCAATGGTGGAAAGCCAGGAGACGCGGCGTCTTCTCCGAAATCTGCAGAGACTCCTGGAGGTGAGACAAAATCAGAGACAAAGGAGTCTTCCAAGCCCCCCAGCTCTCTGAGTCgctctcttttaaatgtaggcAAGTCCAAGTCTTCCACTTCTGAAGTAAGTTCCAAATCTCCTAATGGGAAGAAACCCCTTGAAAGAATGACATCTTCCCGAAAACTGTCATCGAGCATGCAATCTCCTGCACGAACAACACAGAGGCCTCAATGA